In a genomic window of Helianthus annuus cultivar XRQ/B chromosome 10, HanXRQr2.0-SUNRISE, whole genome shotgun sequence:
- the LOC110882378 gene encoding zinc finger MYM-type protein 1-like, translating into MAPIQPSGWQKRQKRKRQDELVKSQKGAMQKFLTPNPPIVDVEKPQEHVEVEREHDEVEQEQERVEVEDEEHVEKQQEQEHVEEQQQEEHVDYIFDPRRWEGLNADEIKLLVAKGPKRYTSIEFGPYDKFNRRFSATIYTRTLSNLEKCDREWLVYSKELDKMFCFCCKVFRNGAPKGRLGGVGFDDWHHATGRVREHEVSLDHFINTKKWFDLRKRLKSDDTIDKFQHEQFKKEADYWKQVLFRIIALIKFLAKHNLAFRGNKEKLYEKGNGNFLGLVEMLEEFDPVIKKHVRRITSDDIHVHYLGHKIQNEIILMLTDEIKKELIKNIKEAKYYSIILDCTPDSSHKEQMTIIVRYVKFSSNSVIVEESFLGFLNANDTTVKGLFDVTYAELQNLGLEIDDMRGQGYDNGANMKGSHQGVQTRFLKENPRAFYTPCGSHSLNLTLCDMAYSCVKGKSFFGHIQRIYTIFANSINRWQILKDNVKNWSLKSLSQTRWESRFESVKAIKLQLDDVREALLEVGETDTDAAIAEEALALAENQLSGFDFLVSIVIWYEVLNRVNIVSKKLQAKDMHHEIAIQEINNLIEYFKDYRETGFPKAIEEATEIASDMEIDPIFKEKRKIKRKKRKDEASSSEEVAFTVEENFRVNFFLYIVDQAIASLEKRFEQFKWFKEKSDIDGEALYTELNLFRDSLTNKFSSPVDVLEYMKEHGYSPEACIAYRILLTIPVTVASAERSFSKLKLLKSYLRSSMSQ; encoded by the exons ATGGCTCCTATACAACCATCCGGATGGCAAAAACGTCAAAAGAGGAAACGACAAGATGAATTGGTGAAGTCACAAAAGGGTGCTATGCAAAAATTTTTGACGCCTAATCCGCCTATTGTTGATGTGGAAAAACCACAAGAGCATGTTGAAGTAGAACGGGAACACGATGAAGTAGAACAAGAGCAAGAACGTGTGGAAGTAGAAGACGAAGAACATGTTGAAAAGCAACAAGAACAAGAACATGTTGAAGAGCAACAACAAGAAGAGCATGTTGATTATATATTTGATCCAAGAAGGTGGGAAGGACTAAATGCGGATGAGATTAAACTATTGGTCGCGAAAGGTCCTAAAAGATATACTAGTATTGAATTTGGTCCATATGATAAATTTAATAGACGATTTTCAGCCACTATTTATACAAGAACATTATCAAACTTGGAGAAGTGTGATAGAGAATGGCTAGTATATTCGAAAGAGCTAGATAAgatgttttgtttttgttgcaaAGTGTTTAGAAATGGGGCGCCAAAAGGTAGATTGGGAGGTGTAGGTTTTGATGATTGGCACCATGCTACTGGTAGAGTGAGAGAACATGAAGTTTCTTTAGATCATTTCATAAATACGAAAAAGTGGTTTGATTTGCGTAAAAGATTGAAATCGGACGACACAATTGATAAATTTCAACATGAGCAATTCAAGAAGGAAGCGGATTATTGGAAACAAGTCCTTTTTAGAATCATTGCGCTAATCAAGTTTCTTGCTAAGCATAATTTAGCATTTCGTGGAAATAAAGAAAAGTTGTATGAAAAAG GTAATGGAAATTTCTTGGGTCTAGTTGAGATGTTGGAAGAGTTTGATCCGGTTATCAAAAAGCATGTTCGGCGGATCACTAGTGACGATATTCATGTGCATTATCTTGGACACAAGATCCAAAATGAGATAATACTTATGCTTACTGATGAAATTAAAAAAGAACTCATTAAGAACATAAAAGAAGCAAAGTATTACTCAATCATACTGGATTGTACCCCCGATTCTAGTCACAAAGAACAGATGACTATAATAGTGAGGTATGTAAAGTTCTCATCTAATTCTGTTATTGTTGAGGAGTCATTTTTGGGGTTTTTGAATGCTAATGATACCACTGTGAAGGGACTATTTGATGTAACTTATGCGGAGTTACAAAATCTTGGTCTTGAAATTGATGACATGCGTGGCCAAGGATATGATAATGGGGCAAATATGAAAGGTTCACATCAAGGAGTCCAAACgagatttttaaaagaaaatccaAGAGCATTTTACACTCCTTGTGGTAGCCATTCACTTAACCTTACATTATGTGATATGGCTTATAGTTGTGTTAAAGGAAAGAGTTTTTTTGGACACATCCAACGGATTTATACTATTTTTGCAAATTCTATCAATCGTTGGCAAATTTTGAAAGATAATGTGAAAAACTGGAGTCTAAAGTCATTGTCTCAAACTCGTTGGGAAAGTCGTTTTGAGAGTGTTAAGGCAATCAAATTGCAACTTGATGATGTGCGGGAAGCTTTGCTTGAAGTTGGAGAGACAGATACTGATGCTGCAATTGCAGAGGAAGCATTAGCTTTAGCAGAAAATCAACTTAGTGGATTTGATTTTTTGGTATCAATTGTCATTTGGTATGAAGTGTTAAACCGGGTGAATATTGTGAGCAAAAAATTACAAGCAAAGGATATGCATCATGAAATTGCTATTCAAGAAATAAACAATTTGATTGAGTACTTTAAGGATTATAGAGAAACCGGTTTTCCTAAAGCGATTGAAGAAGCTACGGAGATTGCTAGTGATATGGAAATTGATCCCATATTTAAAGAAAAACGTAAGattaaaaggaaaaaaagaaaagaTGAGGCTTCTAGTAGCGAAGAAGTTGCATTTACAGTAGAAGAGAATTTCAGAGTAAACTTTTTCTTATATATTGTGGATCAAGCTATTGCTTCTTTAGAGAAAAGATTTGAACAATTTAAATG GTTTAAAGAAAAATCGGATATTGATGGTGAGGCACTTTATACAGAGCTTAATTTATTTCGTGACTCACTAACCAATAAATTTAGCAGTCCTGTAGATGTTTTAGAGTATATGAAAGAACACGGTTATTCCCCAGAAGCATGCATTGCATATAGGATATTGTTGACTATTCCAGTCACTGTGGCATCTGCAGAAAGAAGTTTTTCGAAGTTGAAGTTATTGAAATCTTACCTACGATCTTCAATGTCCCAATAA